In a genomic window of Erigeron canadensis isolate Cc75 chromosome 5, C_canadensis_v1, whole genome shotgun sequence:
- the LOC122601106 gene encoding uncharacterized protein LOC122601106, whose translation MKPEDGEPLYLYMVVSSTLVSSVLVKEIEGQQNPIYYIRKSLIDAETRYSHLEKLILALVMASTKLRHFFETHAIHVRTNYPIKCVLRKPEVSGRMAKWSVKLSAFNLIYEPRTAIKSQALADFVADFSTDLQSDVDLEVKMLEESTEKWTLHTDGASNVQGIGLGIVLKSPQGDIIPQAVNCHFIATNNEAEYEALISGMQLAKDMNIRNLKVYVDSLLLANHFNGTYAAKENFDLFDIEQAPREENTEADALANLGSTLKMSLGTKIPIVHILQPAIGTKSAKILAIEGTKIDQPENNRNSWTTPIIEYLNTGTIPKDEHPKNFRMKSTHYSMINGTLYRRSLAGSYLRCLEYPETTEVLKDIHESECGNHTAGRSLYSKILRTGYNWPTMKQDAEEYSKKYDACQ comes from the exons ATGAAGCCTGAAGATGGAGAGCCCTTATATCTTTACATGGTAGTATCTTCAACTTTAGTAAGTTCAGTGCTAGTAAAGGAAATAGAAGGTCAGCAAAATCCTATTTACTACataagaaaaagtttaattgaTGCTGAAACCAGGTACTCTCATCTCGAAAAGCTTATACTTGCATTGGTAATGGCATCTACTAAGCTTAGGCATTTCTTTGAAACGCATGCTATACATGTTAGGACTAACTACCCTATAAAATGTGTCCTAAGAAAACCTGAAGTATCTGGTAGGATGGCTAAGTGGTCCGTTAAATTAAGTGCTTTTAATTTAATCTATGAACCTAGGACTGCTATAAAATCACAAGCCTTAGCAGACTTTGTGGCTGATTTCAGTACCGATTTGCAATCTGATGTAGACTTAGAAGTCAAAATGCTAGAAGAATCCACTGAAAAATGGACTTTACATACTGATGGTGCATCTAATGTTCAAGGAATAGGATTAGGCATCGTACTAAAATCGCCACAGGGGGATATCATACCCCAGGCAGTTAATTGTCATTTTATAGCTACCAATAATGAAGCAGAATACGAGGCTTTAATTTCTGGCATGCAATTGGCTAAAGATATGAACATTAGAAATCTTAAAGTATATGTAGATTCATTGCTTCTAGCTAATCATTTTAATGGAACATATGCTGCGAAGG aaaattttgatttgtttgaCATAGAGCAAGCTCCTAGAGAGGAAAATACTGAAGCTGACGCTTTAGCTAATTTAGGATCAACACTTAAGATGTCACTAGGAACTAAAATTCCTATAGTTCACATTTTGCAACCTGCTATAGGAACAAAATCAGCAAAGATATTGGCTATTGAAGGTACAAAAATAGACCAACCTGAAAACAATCGAAATTCATGGACTACACCCATAATAGAATATTTAAATACTGGGACAATTCCTAAGGATGAACACCCAAAGAATTTTCGCATGAAAAGTACACATTATTCTATGATAAATGGTACTTTGTATAGAAGATCACTTGCAGGTTCATATCTTAGGTGTTTGGAATATCCTGAGACTACTGAGGTACTCAAAGATATCCATGAAAGTGAATGTGGAAACCATACAGCAGGAAGATCTTTGTACTCCAAGATCTTGAGAACAGGTTATAATTGGCCGACCATGAAACAAGACGCTGAAGAATACTCAAAGAAATATGATGCATGCCAATGA
- the LOC122601107 gene encoding uncharacterized protein LOC122601107 has product MFRYALEGDAREWLKNVAKGSITSFEDLKEKFRARFSQQKKHKKLHVAAHGVKQRETEPCRAFLDRFTTETEDIVDLPESQRISALLHGLRSRGLVEFLYRDLPKTYEAVQKRAHVYLDARDTAPKGDISPTRDKETQTNRKRKWNNDRERPRYSPYNKDEKGYLKVNLPELHKSPKEILLTESVAKTFPTPPRLSGKNRKDPEKYCEFLRDYGHDTNACWQLRKAIEEAINEGKLSHLMKSVRQQQHPKKEDDTDDKKKVPNKTIYTIVKKKIGYSSRRTYRGNIPSITFPPIYNGRIFKDPLIISAFLEVSKVKEKVVDTGSECNVLYEEVFWKLNPLSRMNFRKAGDSIQGYSGNTAEPLGKLSVQTTIGKEHWKRKEKITFMVVSGSSPFQAILGRPGNQKFGMIPSVMHGLIKYETNGRIATLEGKAKKLSNEGRDGCGEISMNDRPYHG; this is encoded by the coding sequence ATGTTTAGGTATGCGCTCGAAGGGGATGCCAGAGAATGGCTAAAAAACGTGGCGAAAGGATCCATCACTAGCTTCGAGGACCTTAAGGAAAAATTTAGAGCCCGCTTCAGCCAACAGAAGAAACATAAGAAACTACACGTGGCAGCCCATGGGGTAAAGCAGAGGGAAACAGAGCCTTGCAGGGCATTCCTTGACAGGTTCACCACCGAAACAGAAGATATCGTGGACCTTCCCGAGTCACAAAGGATATCGGCGTTGTTGCATGGCCTCCGAAGCAGGGGACTCGTTGAATTTCTGTATAGAGACCTCCCGAAAACTTACGAAGCCGTTCAGAAAAGAGCGCACGTATACCTTGATGCAAGGGACACCGCGCCGAAGGGAGACATTAGCCCGACTCGGGACAAGGAGACTCAGACGAATAGGAAAAGGAAATGGAATAACGACAGAGAAAGGCCAAGATACAGCCCGTACAACAAGGACGAAAAAGGATATCTGAAGGTCAACCTACCAGAGCTCCATAAGAGCCCGAAGGAGATACTCCTCACTGAAAGTGTCGCAAAGACCTTTCCAACACCTCCCAGACTGAGCGGCAAAAATAGGAAGGACCCCGAAAAATATTGTGAGTTTCTCAGGGATTATGGCCACGACACGAATGCATGTTGGCAATTGAGAAAAGCAATCGAAGAAGCAATCAACGAAGGAAAGCTGTCACACTTGATGAAAAGCGTTAGACAACAGCAACATCCTAAGAAGGAAGATGACACAGATGACAAAAAGAAAGTCCCCAACAAAACTATCTACACTATCGTGAAGAAAAAGATTGGATACTCGTCCCGAAGGACCTACAGGGGGAACATACCCAGCATCACCTTCCCACCCATCTATAATGGCAGAATCTTCAAAGACCCCCTAATAATTTCAGCATTCCTAGAAGTCTCAAAGGTAAAAGAAAAAGTAGTAGATACCGGGAGTGAGTGCAATGTCCTGTACGAAGAAGTATTCTGGAAGCTAAATCCTTTGTCACGAATGAACTTCAGAAAGGCAGGGGATTCGATTCAAGGGTACTCTGGCAACACAGCCGAACCGTTGGGAAAACTATCTGTGCAAACAACAATCGGAAAGGAACATTGGAAACGAAAAGAGAAGATCACATTCATGGTAGTTAGTGGAAGTTCACCTTTTCAAGCAATTCTGGGCAGGCCCGGAAACCAAAAGTTTGGAATGATTCCATCCGTAATGCACGGCCTGATCAAGTACGAAACGAATGGAAGAATAGCAACCTTAGAAGGAAAGGCCAAAAAGCTTTCTAATGAAGGCCGAGACGGCTGTGGTGAAATATCTATGAATGACAGGCCATACCATGGATAA